The Streptomyces kanamyceticus DNA segment AGGTCGGACGCGCCGTAGAGCTTGCCCTCCTCGGCGTAGGGCGCGAAGAAGTTGGACTGCGCGATGTCGGGCGCGTCGCCGTCCTTCACGCGTCGGGCGAGGGTCTGGTCGAGCTTGCCGAACGGGATGCGTTCGAGGGCGATCTTGATGTCCGGGTGGGCCTTCTCGAAGGCGCCGATGACGCTGCCCCACTGGTCACCGATCGAGGAGCCCACGCTCTCGTCGTAACTGGCGACGAGGAGTTTGAGAGGGGTGTCCGTCTCCGCGGAGCAGGCACTGAGACCGGCGGTGCCGAGTGCGGTGGCGCCGGTGAGACCGGCCGTGTGGAGAAGGAACTGCCGACGACGCACCGCTGTTTGCCACCTCTTGCTCGCACCGCGTGCGCGGGTGCGCGCTGCTCGCACCGCGCCTCGCACCGCGCCTTACGGTGGCAGATTCTGCCACACAGGCAGTACATGCCTTCGGGCCCCCGTGTGGAGGCCGGAACGACCCGCCCGAGGGCTGACATAACCTGCCTGACATGGCTGCAAGTTCGCTGACGGAGCGACGCAAGAACGAGACCCGCCTGGACATCGCCCGCACGGCGGCGTCGCTCTTCGTCGCGGACGGGCTGCGCGCCACCCGCGCCGAGGACATCGCGCGGGCCGCGGGCGTCGCGCCGCGCACCTTCTACCGCTACTTCGCGACCAAGGAGGAGGCCGTCGCGCCGCTCTTCGCCGCGGGCGCGCAGCAGTGGGCGGAGGCGGTGCGCCGCGCCCCCGAGGGGCTCTCGGTCCCCCAGGCGCTGCGGCACGCGGTGACGGACGCGCTCGCCGCCGATGACGCCGCGGCGGTGGCGTCCCTGGACTGGGTGCGGTCCCTGCTGCGCATGGCGGGGGAGAGTCCGGCGCTGCGCGCGGTGTGGGCGGACGCGTGCCACGCCTCGGAGGAGACGCTGCTCGCGCTCCTGATGGAGCGGGTGTCCGCCGCCGAGCCCTCGCCCGAGCTGCGCCTCGCCGCGGGCGTGGCCAGCGCCGCGGTGCGGGTGGCCGTCGAGTCGTGGGCGGCCGGGGACGCCCCGGCCGGGGGAGCCGGAGGGCTCGCCGCACTCGCCGTGCGCTGCCTCGGGGCGCTGGACGGCTTTCCCTGGCCGTAGGTCCCCGCGCACCCCGGGGCCAAGGGGGTGTCCCGTCGGGACTGAAGTCCGTTCATGTCTGGTTGACCCCCGAATCTGTTTACTTTCCGGAAATCCGGCCGTAGTCTCCGAGTGAAACCACACGTTCGGGCATGCGGCGGAGGCAAACGGACATGTACGCACCGGAGCGGCAGCAGGAGATCCTGCGGCTCGCGCGCGACGGCGGGCGGGTCGACGTGCTCTCCCTCGCCGAGGAGTTCAAGGTCACCGCCGAGACCATCCGGCGCGACCTCAAGGCGCTCGACCGGGCGGGGCTCGTGCGGCGCGTGCACGGCGGCGCCATACCGGCGGGGCGGCTCGACTTCGAGCCCGACCTCGCCGAGCGCGAGGGCACGGCCGCCGACGAGAAGGACCGCATCGCGCGCGCCGCGCTCGTCGAACTGCCCGCGGAGGGCAGCGTCATCCTCGACGCCGGGTCGACCGTCGCACGGGTCGCCGCGGCGCTCCCGCTGGAGTCGACGCTCACCGTCGTCACGCACGGACTGCCCACCGCGGCCCGCCTCGCCGACCACCCCGGCATCCAGCTCCACCTCATCGGGGGCCGGGTCAGGCAGCGTACGCGCGCGGCCGTCGACGCCTGGGCCCTGCGCGCGTACGGCGAGATCCGCGCCGACGTCCTCTTCCTCGCCGCCAACGGCTTCTCCGTCGGGGGCGGCCTCACCACCCCCGACCTCGCGGAGGCCGCCGTGAAGCGCGCGGCCGTCGCCGCCGCGCGCCGGGTCGTGCTGCTCGCGGACTCCGCCAAGCACGGCCAGGAGCACTTCGCGCGCTTCGGGGACCTGTCCGACGTGGACCTCCTGATCACCGACACCGGCCTCGACCCCGACGACGCCGCGGCCATCGAGTCCGCAGGCACGGAAGTAGTACGCGCATGAGCAAGACGGAAGTAGTACGCGCATGAGCAAGGAAGCAGCCGGTACGAGCATGATCCTCACCGTCACCCCGAACCCCTCCCTCGACCGCACCTACGAGGTCCCCTCCCTGGACCGCGGCGAGGTCGTCCGCGCCACCGGCGACCGCATGGACCCGGGCGGCAAGGGCGTCAACGTCTCGCGGGCCGTGGCGGCGGCGGGCGTGCGGACGGTCGCCGTACTGCCGCTCGGCGGCGCGCCGGGCGCGCTG contains these protein-coding regions:
- a CDS encoding DeoR/GlpR family DNA-binding transcription regulator, encoding MYAPERQQEILRLARDGGRVDVLSLAEEFKVTAETIRRDLKALDRAGLVRRVHGGAIPAGRLDFEPDLAEREGTAADEKDRIARAALVELPAEGSVILDAGSTVARVAAALPLESTLTVVTHGLPTAARLADHPGIQLHLIGGRVRQRTRAAVDAWALRAYGEIRADVLFLAANGFSVGGGLTTPDLAEAAVKRAAVAAARRVVLLADSAKHGQEHFARFGDLSDVDLLITDTGLDPDDAAAIESAGTEVVRA
- a CDS encoding TetR/AcrR family transcriptional regulator, with the translated sequence MAASSLTERRKNETRLDIARTAASLFVADGLRATRAEDIARAAGVAPRTFYRYFATKEEAVAPLFAAGAQQWAEAVRRAPEGLSVPQALRHAVTDALAADDAAAVASLDWVRSLLRMAGESPALRAVWADACHASEETLLALLMERVSAAEPSPELRLAAGVASAAVRVAVESWAAGDAPAGGAGGLAALAVRCLGALDGFPWP